The Leptospira neocaledonica DNA window TACCTTCTCCATTCCGGATAATGTAGGCGGAAGATATTCCGTCTTAACGCCTGTAGGACTTTTTCCGATTGCTGCTGCTGGAGTAGATATATTTTCTTTTTGTAAAGGGTTTTCGGAAGCCGCAGACTTTTTGATTTCGGAAACTTCTTCGCATAAAAACCCTGCCTGTATTTATTCAGCTTACAGAAATTTATTTTATAGATCCGGAAAGAAAATAGAAGTTATCGCAAATTATAATCCTTCTATCCGTACCTTAACCGAATGGTGGAAACAATTGTTTGGAGAAAGCGAGGGCAAACAAGGTAAGGGTATTTTTCCTGCTTCTGTGGAACTGACTACAGATCTGCATTCTCTTGGGCAATATTTGCAAGAAGGGGAGCGTAATATTTTCGAGACAGTACTTTATTCCAAAAACACCGGAGCAAAGGTTTTGGTTCCCCAGGATGGGGACGATTTGGATGGTCTGAATTTTTTAGCTTCTAAGAACTTGGAAGAGGTGAACTTGCAGGCGTTCCTTGGCACTTTAGTAGCACATTCGGAAGGCGGAATACCTTGTTTGGAGATTTTGTTTCCGGACACAGGACCGAATAGCCTAGGGCAAACGATGTATTTTTTTGAATTAGCCTGCGGGATTTCAGGGAATGTACTGGGTGTAAACCCGTTCGATCAGCCTGGAGTGGAAGCGTATAAGAAAAATATGTTCGCATTACTCGGAAAACCAGGTTTTGAAAATTTAAGAGAATCCCTTCGTAAAAAAGGAGTCTAAGTAAAAAGAATCTCTAAAAGCTTGACAGAGATTCATTCAGGTTTCGGATTAGATTAGTATGGTCCTAAGAGGAAAAAAACTAAGGTTCGTTTCGGCTTCCTTAGCCTTATTTACTCTATTATTTTTTCTCCATTCCGGACCGTCCAACAGCCCTTATCCCGGGAAGAAGTCCGACCAATCACAAACAATCATCGGACAAGAGACCGATATAGAAGAATTAAGCGATCTCGCTGAAACCACCGATCCTTCGGAAACGGTTTGGGGAGATTTTTTAGCTTCTGAAATAAACACTCCAGGTCTCTATAATTCAAATCCTTCCCGCCAGGATAGGTTTCAATTTCAACACAATAAATTATTATCTCAGCATCTGCTGAATATTCCTCCACCTTCTATCTCCTAATCTAAGGTTTGAAAGTTATAGTTTGGCCCTAGCCGTACTCCGCTTTCAACTAAGCTGCGCCTAGCTTTGCGCTCAAAATAGAATTTTCGGAGATCACATCGTAATATTTTCCCATCCAATATAGCACCAATTTAGCCGGTCCCAGGTTTTGGGCTTTGGTCCTCACCGGGGACCGGTTTCTTTTTCAATCAGAGATCTATAAAAAAAGGCAGACAGAGACCCCGATCTCCCGATACTTTTGCGGGGAGCCAGAACTCCGTAAGCGGATGGAAATAGAATTAGCCAAAAAGGAACGTTTGATCCGAGGGATGGAACTCGGAAAAAAGATCGTCCTTCACGGAGTGGTACTTTCCCAATATTATAAATCCAATGTGGAGAATTATCTCCGGTTCTGTTTGGAATATTACCAAAAGACGGATATTCTTCCTCCTTCTCTTTCTCTCATTTATTCTCTATTAGAAATGGCCTTTAAAGAGAATTG harbors:
- a CDS encoding glucose-6-phosphate isomerase produces the protein MAFSLEINDRFASEFADPKVFELLLKESGTALQNLLSGKSPGSEFLGWVKLPQEIQQSELEKIHSEAQRFRKQSETIVVIGIGGSYLGAKAVIEASKPYFKTPSLGSPEIVYAGHHLDARYHSELLEYLENKEFSINVVSKSGTTTEPALAFRLLWDLAKKKYGAKAKDRIVATTDGSKGALRKMSEELGFTTFSIPDNVGGRYSVLTPVGLFPIAAAGVDIFSFCKGFSEAADFLISETSSHKNPACIYSAYRNLFYRSGKKIEVIANYNPSIRTLTEWWKQLFGESEGKQGKGIFPASVELTTDLHSLGQYLQEGERNIFETVLYSKNTGAKVLVPQDGDDLDGLNFLASKNLEEVNLQAFLGTLVAHSEGGIPCLEILFPDTGPNSLGQTMYFFELACGISGNVLGVNPFDQPGVEAYKKNMFALLGKPGFENLRESLRKKGV